In a genomic window of Styela clava chromosome 11, kaStyClav1.hap1.2, whole genome shotgun sequence:
- the LOC144429793 gene encoding uncharacterized protein LOC144429793, translating to MNQVIEETKQREASEDKLNMWKHSKLFNCKWLFMQIIALSISLNEAAPCTDCSHSILGTESKNIKYGPSNEHNCNCDWTIPTSMDTNHETAVVLLLQNVSLPRTIGTGSTECSGAIRFPSTDSHRCDFARNNCFASATASTICNINKIREKIPVANHTCDSIIPWNEAGGSPYEIRYYAKNFAGYTKYFTIQYLVIDCRSSTTTPKPATTMQQKQTTKVPLTLARIICETTTFETAKTTEMATNTKQTASDKKCIENSDSTSLTMIAVGAASGLIVGIIIGVLTTCLMQRFLRKKKLKNSMKTQSSQQHQYNAMKNAAYENHEPASNENGYEVIIPVDNKNERPYEEIKCGKESEYEK from the exons ATGAATCAAGTGATTGAAGAAACAAAGCAGAGAGAAGCTTCTGAAGATAAACTCAACATGTGGAAACATTCAAAACTCTTCAATTGCAAATGGTTGTTTATGCAGATAATTG CACTAAGCATCAGTCTGAATGAAGCAGCACCATGCACTGATTGCTCCCATTCAATACTTGGAACAGAGAGCAAGAATATCAAATATGGACCAAGTAATGAACACAACTGCAACTGTGATTGGACAATACCAACAAGTATGGACACAAATCATGAAACTGCAGTTGTTCTGTTGTTACAAAATGTTTCACTGCCAAGAACAATTGGTACTGGAAGTACAGAATGCTCTGGAGCAATCAGATTTCCAA GCACTGATTCTCACAGATGTGATTTTGCAAGAAACAACTGTTTTGCATCTGCAACTGCATCAACCATTTGCAACATCAACAAAATCAGAGAGAAAATTCCAGTTGCAAATCACACCTGTGATTCAATCATTCCATGGAATGAAGCTGGGGGAAGTCCATATGAGATACGATATTATGCAAAAAACTTTGCTGGTTACACGAAATACTTCACAATTCAATATCTTGTGATAGATTGTAGATCTTCAACAACCACACCAAAACCAG CAACAACAATGCAACAGAAACAAACAACAAAGGTTCCATTAACACTTGCAAGAATTATATGTGAAACAACAACTTTTGAAACCGCCAAAACTACTG AAATGGCTACAAACACAAAACAAACTGCCAGTGATAAAAAATGTATTGAAAACTCAGATTCTACATCCCTAACAATGATTGCAGTAGGTGCAGCATCAGGATTAATTGTCGGAATCATCATTGGAGTTCTGACAACTTGCTTGATGCAGAG attcttgagaaaaaagaaattgaaaaactcAATGAAAACGCAGAGCAGTCAACAGCATCAATATAACGCCATGAAAAATGCAGCATATGAAAATCATGAACCAGCTTCAAACGAAAACGGATACGAAGTTATAATTCCAGTTGATAATAAGAATGAAAGACCATATGAAGAGATAAAATGTGGGAAGGAAtctgaatatgaaaaataa
- the LOC144429676 gene encoding uncharacterized protein LOC144429676, with amino-acid sequence MWKHSKLFKCKWLFMQIIAFSIGLNEAAQCTDCKDTILGTESQNTTYGPSNEYNCNCDWTIPTSMDTDHETAVVLLLQNVSLPMTTMSSSSPDCTGTIRFPSTDGHSCYFTSNYCLVFATASTICNISKIRKKISVANHTCDSIIPWNKAGGGPYKIQYYAGNHAGYTKYFTIQYLVVDCRSPTATFKPSIATTNGWETTTKNSEEISTTLKDEQISKDKITKAAQQTTISDSDRTVSHSTTDLDKNATVTTGTNGSSASLMIGIPVSGIVGFIFAALSMFFI; translated from the exons ATGTGGAAACATTCAAAACTCTTCAAATGCAAGTGGTTGTTTATGCAGATAATTG CATTTAGTATTGGTCTGAATGAAGCAGCACAATGCACTGATTGTAAAGACACCATACTTGGAACAGAGAGCCAGAATACCACATATGGACCAAGTAATGAATACAACTGCAATTGTGATTGGACAATACCAACAAGTATGGACACAGATCATGAAACTGCAGTTGTTCTGCTGCTACAAAATGTTTCACTGCCAATGACAACAATGAGTAGCAGTAGTCCGGACTGCACTGGAACGATCAGATTCCCAA GCACTGATGGACACAGTTGTTATTTCACAAGCAACTACTGTCTTGTATTTGCAACTGCATCAACCATTTGCAACATCAGCAAAATCAGAAAGAAAATTTCAGTTGCAAATCACACCTGTGATTCAATCATTCCATGGAATAAAGCTGGAGGAGGCCCATACAAGATACAATACTATGCAGGAAACCATGCTGGTTACACAAAATACTTCACAATACAATACCTTGTGGTGGACTGCAGATCTCCAACAGCCACTTTTAAACCAAGTATCG caacaacaaatggatgggaaacaacaacaaaaaattcagaagAAATTTCAACAACACTAAAAGATGAACAAATTTCAAAGGATAAAA TTACCAAAGCTGCGCAGCAAACAACAATATCGGATTCAGACAGAACTGTATCTCATTCTACAACTGATTTGGACAAAAACGCCACCGTTACCACGGGAACCAATGGAAGTTCTGCTTCACTGATGATCGGAATTCCAGTGTCAGGAATAGTTGGTTTTATCTTTGCAGCTTTGTCAATGTTTTTCATATAA